In the genome of Luteitalea sp., the window CCACATCATGCACAACGTTCTCCCCATGAACCTCGATGACGACCCGCAGGACGAGCTGATCACCGCCAGCCGCGAAGGCCTGTACGCCATCAAGCGGGACGCTGATGGAACGTGGTCGCGCACGTTGATTGGGGAGGGACAGCCCGGCGAGGTGAGGGCCGGGCGTGTGGGCGGCCGGCGCATGTTGGCGACAGTAGAGCCCTGGCATGGCACCTCGGTCGTGATCTACACGGAACAGCAGCCCGGACGCGTGTGGGCTCGCACGGAGATCGAATCGGCGCTGACCGAGGGGCACGCCCTCGGCTGGGCCGACTTCGACGACGACGGTGACGATGAGTTGGCTGTGGGGTGGCGCGGTTCGCGAGACGATCCTAAACGGGGCCTGGCAATCTATTCGGTCGACCGCGAGGGCGCCCTCCAGGGGAAAGTGACGTTGGACGAAGATGGTATGGCCGCCGAAGATCTGGTGGTCGCAGATCTCAACGGCGATGGCCGGCCCGATATCGCGGCGTCGGGACGCGCCACGGCGAACGTCAAAATCTATTGGAACGAAACGGGGGGATCGTCCCAATAAGGACGCTCATCGCACGCTTCGGGCCCAGTCCAATATGCTCCACTCACCGACATCATGCGGAATCGAACGCGAGCTTCCTGGTTTCTCCTTCTGACGATGGGCGTCCTGACCGTCACCGATGTCGCCTCTCGTGCGCCGGCTCCGCAGGCGGCTCCGGGAGAAGGCCGCTGGTTCTCTGATGTGACCGCGGGGCGATCGGTGGTGCGCGCCAGTCATGGCATGGTCGCGACGAGTCAGCCGCTGGCGTCGCAGGTCGGCTTGGACGTCCTGAAGCGGGGCGGCAATGCCGTGGATGCGGCCATCGCGATTGCGGCGGTGCTCAACGTGACGGAACCGAGCATGACCGGCATCGGCGGGGACGCCTTCATGCTGGTCTATTGGGCGAAGGCGAAGAAGCTCGAGGGGCTCAACGCGAGTGGACGCGCGCCGCGTGCGTTGAGCCTGGAGCACTTCGCTTCACAGAAGATGACCACAATGCCCCAAACGGGCATGGAGCCAATCACCGTACCGGGCGCCTTCGACGGTTGGGTCACCTTGCTCGAGCGGTACGGCTCCATGGAGCTGTCGGACTTGATGGCGCCGGCAATCGACTACGCGGAGAACGGTTTCCCGGTGATGGAAACCATCGCGGCCGATTGGGAGCCGGAGGTGCCGAAGCTCGCGCGAAACGCGGCGGCAGCCGCAACCTATCTCGTCGACGGCCGCGCGCCCAAGCCGGGTGAGATCTTCTACCAGAAGAACCTGGCGCGAACGTTCCGCACGCTGGCGCAAGGCGGCCGTGACGCGTTCTACCGCGGGGAAATCGCGCGAGCCATCGTAGAGTACTGCCAGAAGAATCGGGGCTTCCTCTCGATGGAGGACTTCGCGGCCCAGAAGTCTGAATGGGTCGATCCGATATCCACAACATACCGCGGCTACACGCTGTACGAGATCCCGCCGAACGGCCAGGGCCTGACGGCGCTCCTCCTGCTCAATATCCTGGAAGGCATCGACCTGCGATCGATGCGGGCCGAGCCCGACCGCTACTACCACACGCTGATCGAAGCAACGAAAATAGCGTTTGCCGACCGCAATCGGTACATTGCCGATCCGGCGTTCGCGAAAGTCCCGGTGAAGGAGCTGCTCTCCAAGGAGTACGCTGCGCGCCGGCGTGCGCTCATCGATCCCGAGAAGGCCATCGATGCGCCCGCCTACGGCGATATTCGCACCGGCAGTGACACGACCTACTTCACCGTCGTCGACAAGGATCGCAACGCTGTCTCGTTCATCAACAGCATCTACTTCGCATTCGGGTCTGGCATCGTCGCT includes:
- the ggt gene encoding gamma-glutamyltransferase → MGVLTVTDVASRAPAPQAAPGEGRWFSDVTAGRSVVRASHGMVATSQPLASQVGLDVLKRGGNAVDAAIAIAAVLNVTEPSMTGIGGDAFMLVYWAKAKKLEGLNASGRAPRALSLEHFASQKMTTMPQTGMEPITVPGAFDGWVTLLERYGSMELSDLMAPAIDYAENGFPVMETIAADWEPEVPKLARNAAAAATYLVDGRAPKPGEIFYQKNLARTFRTLAQGGRDAFYRGEIARAIVEYCQKNRGFLSMEDFAAQKSEWVDPISTTYRGYTLYEIPPNGQGLTALLLLNILEGIDLRSMRAEPDRYYHTLIEATKIAFADRNRYIADPAFAKVPVKELLSKEYAARRRALIDPEKAIDAPAYGDIRTGSDTTYFTVVDKDRNAVSFINSIYFAFGSGIVAGDTGIMLQNRGAGFSLEPDHPNRYEPGKRPFHTIIPAMVFKDGKLLMSYGVMGGDVQPQGHAQVLVNVIDRGLNLQQAISAPRVRYISGRGVMLDEELTEPVIKRLVERGHERVMPTDGLTHRALMGGGQAIMIDPSTGALLGASDPRKDGLALGY